In the Peptoclostridium acidaminophilum DSM 3953 genome, one interval contains:
- a CDS encoding ATP-binding protein, whose product MKRKIISINEDLCNGCGLCASACHEGAIQMVEGKARLIHDKYCDGLGDCLPACPTNAITMIERDAAPYDDEAVKELQAKNAAEAGIEPMPCGCPGTMAKTLNVVSSAPAPKAAAPSATLASEQKSQLSQWPVQIKLVNPAADYFNGADVLIAADCTAYAYAGFHNDFIKGRVTLIGCPKLDDNKYYEDKLSELFSANDIKSITVVRMEVPCCSGIISSVKQAILNSKKIVPYREVTVALDGTVVSDK is encoded by the coding sequence ATGAAAAGAAAAATAATAAGCATAAATGAAGATCTGTGCAACGGCTGCGGGCTTTGCGCCTCTGCGTGTCACGAGGGAGCAATACAGATGGTGGAAGGCAAGGCAAGGCTAATACACGACAAATACTGCGACGGACTCGGAGACTGCCTTCCAGCATGTCCTACAAACGCAATAACAATGATAGAAAGAGACGCTGCACCATATGATGACGAAGCCGTAAAGGAGCTCCAGGCCAAGAACGCAGCAGAAGCTGGAATAGAGCCAATGCCTTGCGGCTGCCCCGGTACTATGGCAAAAACGCTTAATGTTGTTTCCTCTGCTCCGGCCCCAAAAGCTGCAGCTCCTTCAGCCACCCTGGCTTCGGAGCAAAAGTCCCAACTTTCCCAGTGGCCTGTGCAGATAAAGCTTGTAAACCCTGCAGCAGACTATTTCAATGGCGCCGACGTGCTTATTGCGGCAGACTGCACAGCATATGCCTATGCAGGCTTCCACAACGACTTCATAAAAGGTAGAGTGACTCTCATAGGCTGCCCCAAGCTTGACGACAACAAGTATTACGAAGACAAGCTCTCTGAGCTATTCTCAGCCAACGACATAAAGAGTATCACTGTTGTCAGGATGGAGGTTCCATGCTGCTCTGGAATAATCTCCTCAGTAAAGCAGGCCATACTCAATTCCAAGAAGATAGTTCCCTACAGAGAGGTTACAGTAGCTCTCGACGGCACTGTAGTATCCGACAAATAG
- a CDS encoding Crp/Fnr family transcriptional regulator → MDRMIPIYLSKSMLFRGFSADDVERVISKADYRLKKYSKGELIAIEGHECSSIGIVMSGDVVVQKVYFSGKVVNLTKLSRGDVFGEVIVFSNHREYPATILSQKSSTVLFISRENIISLCKQDERFLENFMMQLSNKILMLNRKVENLSLKTIRQKICKFLIEEYKRQKNLKLKISTSRKDMAENFGIPRPSLSRELINMRDEGLIEFGKGYIEVMDIAAIEDFLF, encoded by the coding sequence ATGGATAGGATGATTCCGATTTATCTGTCAAAGAGCATGCTTTTCAGGGGATTTTCTGCAGACGATGTAGAAAGAGTGATTTCAAAGGCGGATTACAGGCTTAAAAAATATTCCAAGGGCGAGCTCATAGCCATAGAAGGTCATGAGTGTAGCAGTATAGGCATAGTTATGAGCGGAGATGTGGTAGTCCAGAAGGTTTACTTTTCGGGAAAGGTTGTTAATCTCACGAAGCTTTCACGCGGAGACGTATTCGGCGAGGTCATAGTGTTTTCAAACCATAGGGAGTACCCTGCGACGATACTGTCTCAAAAGAGCTCAACTGTGCTCTTTATATCAAGGGAAAACATAATAAGCCTGTGTAAGCAGGATGAACGTTTTCTTGAAAATTTCATGATGCAGCTCTCCAACAAGATACTAATGCTCAACAGGAAGGTTGAGAACCTCTCTTTAAAAACAATCAGGCAGAAGATATGCAAATTCTTGATAGAGGAGTACAAAAGGCAGAAGAATCTGAAGCTTAAAATCTCCACAAGCAGGAAGGATATGGCTGAAAATTTCGGCATACCAAGGCCTTCGCTTTCCAGAGAGCTCATAAACATGAGGGATGAAGGGCTGATTGAGTTTGGCAAAGGATATATTGAGGTTATGGACATAGCGGCTATAGAGGATTTTCTTTTCTAG
- a CDS encoding Lon protease family protein, producing the protein MIDTRKWELGPEDLKCGCDLSDYNFKTTKDLDPLRGIIGQNRAAEAMSFGLNIKKKGYNVYVSGLSGTGRTSYTKSLVQKVATARKDKIINDWVYVYNFKSPDEPTALAFNAGIGKSFKKDVELTVEKLVEEVPKIFSSREYEIRSAEIVQRYERLSKNILMELNEFARSKGFVFQQTNQGLFSIPLKPDGTPMADEEYKNLTEEDYDIIKKKSIQLNKEINDYLNRIKSLEEQFRESLEELDKRTGDSIASFFMEVLIEDYGKDEKVLSYMNDMKHDIIDNINKFKEPKSQELANPFLMMQQRDDGRFLMRYQVNLFIDNSDKSDLPIVNEINPTYYNLTGMIEYKNEMGLMTTNFMQLKPGALHRANGGFLILDVKDLFSHPFAWEALRRALRTDSITMETLNKQYGYIVTSTLKPDPIDLDIKVILIGDYMTYSLLYAYDEEFRKQFRIMADFDVEFKRNEENVIKLARFIRSHCEEVGLKHFDKGAVEMVVEYSSRIAEDKDKLSARFNQVVEILYEAEAYSDEKNEYVTADDVMKAIEGKKYRNSKYEEKLNELFEDGTLLIDIDGEKIGQINGLTVMGSGEYSFGKPARMTASTYKGKAGIINIEREVRHSGSIHDKGVLILSGYLGEKYGKEKPISLTTSITFEQTYSHIDGDSASSTELYVIISSIAEIPIKQYIAVTGSISQKGEIQPIGGVNEKIEGFFDVCKIKGLTGKQGVLIPKTNVKNLMLRQDVIDAVRDGVFHIYSIEHVNEGIEILTGLPIEEIDERVSKRLRESDEDEGKADEKALKEELMQQEPAPQAGIEEGGDDEDENNEDEDEERKL; encoded by the coding sequence ATGATAGATACAAGAAAATGGGAGCTGGGGCCGGAGGATTTGAAATGCGGCTGCGACCTTTCGGATTACAATTTCAAAACGACAAAGGATCTCGATCCCCTCAGAGGAATAATAGGGCAAAACAGGGCGGCGGAAGCCATGAGCTTTGGCCTGAATATAAAAAAGAAAGGCTACAACGTATACGTGTCAGGACTCAGCGGAACCGGCAGGACAAGTTATACAAAGTCGCTTGTCCAAAAGGTCGCCACAGCAAGGAAGGACAAAATCATAAATGACTGGGTATACGTCTACAATTTCAAATCGCCTGATGAGCCAACAGCGCTGGCTTTCAATGCGGGGATTGGAAAGAGCTTTAAAAAAGATGTGGAGCTGACGGTTGAAAAGCTCGTTGAAGAGGTACCAAAGATTTTCTCGTCGCGGGAATACGAAATCAGAAGTGCCGAAATAGTTCAACGATATGAAAGGCTCAGCAAGAACATACTCATGGAGCTCAACGAGTTTGCAAGAAGCAAGGGGTTTGTGTTCCAGCAGACAAACCAGGGGCTCTTTAGCATACCGCTGAAGCCTGATGGGACCCCGATGGCTGACGAGGAGTACAAGAATCTGACTGAAGAGGACTACGACATAATAAAGAAAAAATCAATCCAGTTGAACAAGGAGATAAACGACTACCTGAACAGGATAAAAAGCCTTGAGGAGCAGTTCAGGGAGAGTCTGGAAGAGCTCGACAAGAGGACGGGAGACAGCATAGCAAGTTTCTTCATGGAAGTCCTTATAGAAGACTACGGCAAGGATGAGAAGGTGCTTTCATACATGAATGATATGAAGCACGACATAATTGACAACATCAACAAGTTCAAGGAGCCTAAAAGTCAGGAGCTTGCAAACCCGTTCCTAATGATGCAACAAAGAGACGACGGAAGATTTTTAATGAGATATCAGGTTAATTTATTCATAGACAACAGCGACAAGAGCGACCTTCCGATAGTAAACGAGATTAACCCGACTTATTACAACCTCACAGGCATGATAGAGTATAAGAATGAGATGGGTCTTATGACTACGAATTTCATGCAGCTAAAGCCTGGAGCGCTCCACAGGGCCAACGGGGGTTTCCTCATACTCGATGTCAAGGACTTGTTCTCCCACCCGTTTGCATGGGAGGCTCTTCGAAGGGCTCTCAGGACGGATTCCATAACAATGGAGACGCTAAACAAGCAGTATGGGTATATTGTAACATCAACGCTAAAGCCTGATCCGATAGATCTTGACATAAAGGTTATACTAATTGGAGACTACATGACGTACAGCCTGCTCTACGCTTACGACGAGGAATTCAGAAAGCAGTTCAGGATAATGGCCGACTTTGACGTGGAGTTCAAAAGGAACGAGGAGAACGTCATAAAGCTTGCCAGATTCATAAGGAGCCACTGTGAGGAAGTAGGGCTCAAGCATTTTGACAAGGGCGCTGTTGAGATGGTGGTAGAGTACAGCTCGAGGATTGCTGAGGACAAGGACAAGCTCAGTGCCAGATTCAACCAGGTCGTGGAGATACTATATGAGGCGGAGGCATACAGCGACGAAAAAAATGAATATGTCACTGCTGACGATGTCATGAAGGCAATAGAGGGCAAGAAATACAGGAACAGCAAGTACGAGGAGAAGCTAAACGAGCTGTTCGAAGATGGAACGCTGCTAATAGACATAGACGGCGAAAAAATCGGCCAGATTAACGGCCTTACTGTAATGGGAAGCGGCGAGTACAGCTTCGGCAAGCCTGCAAGGATGACTGCCTCCACTTACAAGGGCAAGGCTGGCATAATAAACATAGAAAGAGAGGTAAGGCACAGCGGAAGCATACATGACAAAGGGGTGCTCATACTCAGCGGATATCTGGGCGAAAAATACGGCAAGGAAAAACCCATATCCCTTACAACGTCCATAACATTTGAGCAGACATACTCGCATATAGACGGAGACAGCGCTTCGAGTACGGAGCTTTATGTAATCATCTCAAGCATAGCCGAAATACCTATAAAGCAGTATATAGCTGTTACAGGCTCCATAAGCCAAAAAGGTGAGATACAGCCTATTGGCGGCGTGAACGAAAAGATAGAGGGTTTCTTTGACGTCTGCAAGATTAAAGGGCTCACCGGCAAGCAGGGAGTCTTAATACCAAAGACCAACGTCAAGAACCTCATGCTCAGGCAGGATGTAATAGACGCAGTCAGAGACGGCGTGTTCCACATATACTCAATAGAGCATGTAAACGAAGGCATTGAGATACTAACAGGACTTCCTATAGAAGAAATAGACGAGAGGGTCTCAAAGAGGCTTAGGGAATCGGACGAAGATGAAGGCAAGGCTGATGAAAAAGCCTTGAAAGAGGAACTGATGCAGCAGGAGCCGGCTCCGCAGGCAGGAATTGAGGAAGGCGGAGATGATGAAGACGAAAACAACGAAGACGAGGATGAGGAAAGAAAGCTTTAA
- a CDS encoding universal stress protein yields the protein MKILLPFDGSDSSYKALGYVKEFVAGMSEYEILLVTVQKTFMPTPPDRPYIEIMPDDFVAETIMHHEYGRVHLNLLSDALKYLNGFSHSRIRTYVGFGHAADIILEMSELENLDIIIMCTHGMGAARRFTLGSVTDKVVHHSATPILILR from the coding sequence GTGAAAATTCTCCTTCCCTTTGATGGCTCGGATTCTTCCTACAAGGCTCTGGGCTATGTCAAAGAATTTGTAGCTGGAATGTCCGAATATGAAATACTACTAGTGACCGTCCAAAAGACATTTATGCCAACTCCGCCGGATCGTCCCTATATTGAAATAATGCCTGATGACTTTGTGGCCGAAACAATAATGCATCATGAATACGGCAGAGTCCATCTTAATCTGCTTTCAGATGCGCTCAAATACCTCAATGGCTTTAGTCATTCGAGAATCAGGACATACGTCGGTTTCGGACATGCCGCCGACATAATATTGGAAATGAGCGAGCTTGAAAATCTGGACATTATCATAATGTGCACACATGGCATGGGCGCTGCCAGAAGATTTACTCTCGGCAGCGTAACAGACAAGGTTGTCCACCATTCGGCCACACCAATTCTAATACTCAGATAA
- a CDS encoding 5-formyltetrahydrofolate cyclo-ligase, translating into MMSKSEFRNKAIADRERQSSEEVELKSQKIFEKLTSLDCIRKARSIMTYIDFRNEVQTRQLIDYCLSNDKNVVIPISVFKGRQLIPSLLKDPDSELQISKYGLLEPKPEYVRVFDKEKLDVIIVPGVAFDKYGYRVGYGAGFYDRFLSSIDNGAVVSVGVAFELQLHDSVPHDAFDATVDMVVTEDRIIKICNKG; encoded by the coding sequence ATGATGAGCAAGTCAGAGTTCAGAAACAAAGCAATTGCAGACAGGGAACGCCAAAGCAGCGAGGAAGTGGAGCTAAAGTCTCAAAAAATATTTGAAAAGCTCACATCACTTGATTGCATAAGGAAAGCCAGGAGCATAATGACCTATATCGACTTTAGAAATGAGGTGCAGACAAGACAGCTTATAGACTACTGCCTTTCAAACGACAAGAACGTGGTTATTCCCATTTCCGTATTCAAGGGCAGGCAGCTCATACCTTCGTTGCTTAAAGATCCGGACAGCGAGCTTCAAATTTCCAAATATGGACTCCTCGAGCCCAAGCCTGAATACGTCAGGGTTTTCGACAAGGAAAAACTCGACGTCATAATAGTTCCAGGAGTGGCTTTCGACAAATACGGCTACAGGGTAGGCTATGGCGCAGGCTTCTACGACAGATTTCTCTCCTCGATAGATAATGGGGCGGTAGTCAGTGTAGGAGTGGCCTTCGAGCTGCAGCTTCATGATTCCGTGCCCCACGATGCATTCGATGCGACAGTAGACATGGTTGTCACTGAAGACAGGATAATCAAAATATGCAATAAAGGCTAA
- the ftsE gene encoding cell division ATP-binding protein FtsE: MIKFENVNMEYKNGKKALIDANIEIGKGEFVFIVGSSGAGKSTFIKLLLKEQEPSSGSIVIDGCETTSLSKRKIPRLRRNMGVVFQDFRLLPNKTVYENVAFAMEITGHSGKDIRRKVPFVLGMVGLSSKAKSYPGELSGGEQQRVSIARAIINKPALLIADEPTGNLDPQNSWDIMRLLKDINRRGTTVLIATHAKELVDEMKQRVIELDGGRIVRDEERGSYENV; encoded by the coding sequence TTGATTAAATTTGAGAATGTAAACATGGAGTATAAAAACGGCAAGAAAGCACTTATAGATGCAAACATAGAAATAGGCAAGGGTGAGTTCGTATTCATAGTGGGCTCTTCGGGAGCCGGCAAATCCACATTCATAAAGCTCCTGCTTAAGGAGCAGGAGCCAAGCAGCGGCAGCATAGTAATAGATGGGTGTGAGACAACATCGCTGTCAAAGCGCAAAATACCCCGTTTGAGAAGAAATATGGGTGTGGTGTTCCAGGATTTCAGGCTGTTGCCCAACAAGACAGTATACGAGAATGTGGCTTTTGCCATGGAGATAACAGGCCACAGCGGCAAGGATATAAGGAGAAAGGTTCCGTTCGTGCTTGGAATGGTGGGACTTAGCTCCAAAGCCAAATCATATCCGGGAGAGCTATCGGGAGGAGAGCAGCAGAGGGTCAGCATAGCAAGGGCCATAATAAACAAGCCAGCGCTTCTAATTGCAGACGAGCCTACGGGTAACCTTGATCCCCAGAATTCATGGGATATAATGAGACTTCTAAAGGACATCAATAGAAGAGGAACTACAGTGCTAATAGCCACTCACGCCAAGGAATTGGTCGACGAGATGAAACAAAGGGTTATAGAGCTCGATGGTGGCAGGATAGTAAGGGATGAAGAAAGGGGAAGTTACGAAAATGTTTAG
- the ftsX gene encoding permease-like cell division protein FtsX has protein sequence MFSSIFYNIKEGFKGIWRNRPMALASVSSVAASLFILGIIIILVLNINSFTLTMQNKFDKMQVYLEDGMDTQEIYDIKEDIESIDGVDSAEFESSKDAFVKLQKRWGKDAYLLEGMETSLQNSFIVNLESLESADAVFAQLKSLDGVEDIKYYKDVISKLVKISAWIRNIGLALIVLLSSVSLFVISNTIKIALYARRREINIMKYIGATNWFIRGPFLVEGMVLGGIGALASLGLISVCYKYIYIKLNSNSYWAMMSNVLSLDEIFSSLIIIFAVMGIGIGMLGSLISLKKHLEV, from the coding sequence ATGTTTAGCAGCATATTTTACAACATCAAGGAGGGCTTCAAGGGGATATGGAGAAACAGGCCTATGGCTTTGGCTTCAGTAAGCTCCGTAGCGGCATCTCTTTTCATTTTGGGCATAATAATAATATTAGTGCTCAACATAAATTCCTTCACGCTGACAATGCAAAACAAGTTCGACAAGATGCAGGTGTATCTCGAGGATGGCATGGACACACAGGAGATATATGACATCAAGGAAGATATAGAATCCATTGACGGGGTGGACTCGGCGGAGTTTGAATCTAGCAAGGACGCATTTGTTAAGCTTCAGAAGAGATGGGGTAAGGATGCATACCTGCTAGAGGGTATGGAAACCTCGCTTCAGAATTCGTTCATAGTCAATCTTGAAAGCCTGGAATCGGCCGATGCCGTTTTTGCACAGCTAAAGTCGCTAGATGGAGTCGAAGACATAAAGTATTACAAGGACGTAATAAGCAAGCTAGTCAAGATATCGGCATGGATAAGAAACATCGGGCTGGCGCTCATAGTGCTGCTCTCGTCCGTATCGCTGTTTGTGATATCAAACACTATAAAGATAGCTCTGTATGCAAGGCGCAGGGAGATAAACATAATGAAATACATAGGAGCCACAAACTGGTTCATAAGGGGGCCGTTCCTCGTCGAGGGCATGGTGCTCGGAGGAATCGGAGCTCTTGCATCTCTTGGCTTAATAAGCGTCTGCTACAAGTATATCTATATCAAGTTAAACAGCAATTCGTACTGGGCGATGATGAGCAACGTGCTTTCGCTGGACGAGATATTCTCAAGCCTGATTATAATATTTGCGGTTATGGGCATAGGTATAGGCATGCTCGGGAGTCTCATATCACTTAAAAAACATCTTGAGGTGTAA
- a CDS encoding murein hydrolase activator EnvC family protein: MRRIAVVISILLLMSSMTSFATQVDDLKKKLNDVKGGAKNAQQQLNANKKEQGKVANKIEELNNEINKTEQEIDRLFSQIMQTKGEISIQKKEIQKLQELIEAQKELLKKRLRVMYKTSDIDYMEVLLSSTDISEFMSNLDIIKRIAEHDKELIEQFKRDREKVEKVKQGLEQKEKMLAELQRKAEAEKTKLAVSRGQQVEYKQELEQSAEEIEAQIDKFNEYAKSIQSQIAKLQSPSVSYGGGAMAWPSAASTRVTSPFGYRNHPILKKQKFHSGIDIGAPSGSNVLAANDGTVIFSGWQGGYGNTVMIDHGGKIVTLYGHNSKLLVGTGDKVSRGQVIAKCGSTGLSTGPHIHFEVRKNGSPVDPMGWVR, translated from the coding sequence TTGAGAAGGATTGCCGTAGTTATTTCAATTTTGCTTTTGATGTCGAGCATGACATCCTTTGCAACTCAGGTTGACGACCTGAAAAAGAAGCTCAACGACGTAAAGGGCGGGGCTAAAAATGCCCAGCAGCAGCTCAATGCAAACAAGAAGGAGCAGGGTAAAGTCGCCAATAAGATAGAAGAGCTCAACAACGAGATAAACAAGACAGAGCAGGAGATAGACAGGCTTTTTTCGCAGATAATGCAGACAAAGGGCGAGATAAGCATACAAAAGAAAGAAATTCAAAAGCTACAGGAGCTTATTGAAGCTCAAAAGGAGCTTCTCAAAAAAAGGCTAAGAGTAATGTACAAGACCTCAGACATAGACTACATGGAGGTGCTGCTTAGCTCTACAGACATAAGCGAGTTCATGTCGAACCTTGATATTATAAAGCGCATAGCCGAGCATGACAAGGAGCTTATAGAGCAGTTCAAGAGGGACAGGGAGAAAGTTGAAAAAGTAAAGCAGGGCCTTGAGCAGAAGGAAAAAATGCTTGCAGAGCTTCAGCGCAAGGCGGAGGCTGAAAAAACAAAGCTTGCAGTCTCTAGGGGACAGCAGGTTGAGTACAAGCAGGAGCTGGAGCAGAGCGCCGAAGAGATTGAAGCCCAGATAGACAAGTTCAATGAATATGCAAAGAGCATACAGTCTCAGATAGCAAAGCTCCAATCACCGTCAGTAAGCTACGGGGGCGGCGCCATGGCGTGGCCTTCTGCGGCAAGCACGAGAGTGACTTCGCCTTTTGGCTACAGGAACCACCCGATACTCAAAAAGCAAAAGTTCCATAGCGGTATAGACATAGGAGCGCCTTCGGGCAGCAACGTGCTTGCTGCCAACGACGGTACGGTCATATTTTCCGGTTGGCAGGGAGGCTACGGCAACACTGTTATGATTGACCACGGCGGAAAGATAGTGACGCTTTACGGCCACAATTCCAAACTGCTTGTGGGCACGGGAGACAAGGTGAGCAGAGGGCAGGTTATTGCAAAGTGCGGCTCTACAGGACTTTCCACAGGCCCTCATATACATTTTGAAGTAAGAAAGAACGGCAGTCCAGTAGATCCAATGGGCTGGGTAAGATAG
- a CDS encoding S41 family peptidase, giving the protein MISKKKAVVGALIIALVSSLLTLNAGALFGKIAIVPMSEYKQYKEFEKMYSLKNSIEQEFYKDPSESVLVEGAIKGMFEGLNDPYSTYMTKKEFDALLEYTKGSFGGIGVYVSAEDDGFITIVSPIEDTPGDRAGLKAGDKIIKVDGETVSSKDIDKAVSKMKGEPGTKVTITIARDGQQEPFDVHITREEIRIQTVKSEVKEDGIGYIRITTFDEKTAADFKTNLEGLKAKGIKALVIDLRDNPGGLLDQCREISDELLGKGTIVYTRDRSGSEEYLKSDEERKLGLPIAVLVNGGSASASEILSGAIKDNKAGILVGTKTYGKGLVQQVFPLEDGSGYKLTVSQYFTPSGAYINKKGIQPDIEEKDEAKQLDKALEYLKSKTE; this is encoded by the coding sequence ATGATATCAAAGAAAAAGGCAGTAGTCGGAGCACTCATCATAGCACTTGTCAGTTCGCTGTTGACGCTCAATGCCGGGGCATTGTTTGGAAAAATAGCTATAGTTCCAATGAGTGAATACAAGCAGTACAAGGAGTTTGAAAAAATGTACTCACTCAAGAACTCTATCGAGCAGGAGTTTTACAAGGATCCGAGCGAAAGCGTCCTTGTGGAGGGTGCTATAAAGGGCATGTTTGAGGGGCTGAATGATCCCTATTCGACATACATGACTAAAAAAGAGTTTGACGCGCTACTCGAGTACACCAAGGGAAGCTTTGGCGGCATAGGCGTATATGTGTCTGCGGAGGACGATGGCTTCATAACGATAGTATCGCCCATAGAGGACACTCCTGGAGACCGGGCAGGACTTAAGGCCGGGGACAAGATAATAAAAGTGGATGGAGAGACTGTGAGCTCCAAGGACATAGACAAGGCTGTCTCCAAGATGAAGGGAGAGCCTGGAACCAAGGTGACAATAACTATAGCAAGGGATGGGCAGCAGGAGCCCTTTGATGTCCACATAACAAGGGAAGAGATAAGGATACAGACTGTCAAATCCGAAGTCAAGGAGGATGGAATAGGATATATCAGAATAACTACATTCGACGAAAAGACAGCTGCTGATTTCAAGACTAATCTTGAGGGACTAAAGGCTAAGGGTATAAAGGCTCTTGTTATAGACCTGCGCGATAACCCCGGCGGACTTCTCGATCAGTGTCGTGAAATATCTGATGAGCTCTTGGGCAAGGGCACGATAGTGTACACAAGAGACAGAAGCGGAAGCGAGGAGTATCTTAAATCTGACGAGGAGAGGAAGCTGGGACTGCCTATAGCAGTGCTCGTTAACGGAGGTTCGGCATCGGCATCAGAGATACTAAGCGGGGCTATAAAGGACAACAAGGCCGGAATACTAGTCGGAACAAAGACATACGGCAAGGGGCTTGTGCAGCAGGTGTTCCCGCTTGAGGACGGCTCGGGCTACAAGCTTACTGTTTCGCAGTATTTCACTCCGAGCGGGGCTTATATAAATAAGAAGGGAATACAGCCGGACATAGAAGAAAAGGACGAGGCCAAGCAGCTTGATAAGGCGCTTGAATATCTGAAAAGCAAAACAGAGTAA
- a CDS encoding ferritin-like domain-containing protein: protein MDLNQYKDILSMAVNKEIEAYEFYKAASEKVGDESLKSVFADLAKEELRHKVLLEGYLKNEGKKLKFDETKDYKVSETVEEKPLSTDMKFVDAIALAMKKEEEAMNMYNQFADISIDEVQKDTFLELSKMELGHKARLEEIYTNAAYVEVW from the coding sequence ATGGATTTAAATCAATATAAAGATATTCTGTCAATGGCTGTAAACAAAGAGATTGAGGCATATGAATTTTATAAGGCAGCTTCAGAAAAAGTAGGCGACGAAAGCTTGAAATCTGTTTTCGCCGATTTGGCAAAAGAAGAACTAAGGCACAAGGTGCTTTTAGAAGGCTACTTGAAAAATGAAGGCAAAAAGCTTAAATTTGACGAAACTAAAGACTACAAAGTATCTGAAACAGTAGAAGAAAAACCCCTTTCAACAGATATGAAGTTTGTTGATGCAATTGCGCTGGCAATGAAAAAAGAAGAGGAAGCCATGAACATGTACAATCAATTTGCAGACATCAGCATAGATGAGGTACAAAAGGATACATTTTTGGAGCTTTCAAAAATGGAATTAGGCCACAAGGCAAGACTTGAGGAGATATACACCAACGCCGCGTATGTCGAGGTGTGGTAA